One window of the Rhodothermales bacterium genome contains the following:
- a CDS encoding Xaa-Pro peptidase family protein, giving the protein MTRLLRATFGLFATLLLLTAALTPGTALAQDGMPLFTQDFPPSEFAERRANVFDRIGTDAIVVLQGEPTPRGYTRFRQSNEFYYLTGIEVAHALLIMDGASRTTTLYLPHRNEGRERSEGHVLSAEDATLVRELSGMDRVAATEQFAEDLGRQMRRRTVPTLYTLFQPAEGLAESRDLGLRHVSDRLSDPWDGRPSREAHFMSLIAERYPTFHMESINPILDDLRLIKSPREMEIIRKATRLSGIALMEAMRSVAPGQKEMELDAVAKYHYWRNGAQGDAYYSLVASAGNAYYPHYNAGQRTMQDGDFLLMDYAPDVEYYMSDVTRMMPVNGTFNTWQRELYGFYLGAYRAVLLRIRPGVTPNQIMREAVVEMRQMLDDWTFSKDIYRAAAESYVNSYEQRATRDGATLGHGVGMATHDVGDYSGVLQAGMVFTIEPALRVPEEQIYIRLEDLIIIHEDRAEIVSDFVPMDIDAIEAWMAQDGILQAFPDMEAFLR; this is encoded by the coding sequence ATGACCCGCTTACTTCGTGCCACATTCGGCCTCTTCGCGACCCTTCTTCTGCTCACCGCCGCCCTCACGCCCGGCACCGCCCTTGCCCAGGACGGCATGCCGCTGTTCACGCAAGACTTCCCGCCCTCGGAATTCGCCGAGCGCCGCGCCAACGTCTTCGACCGCATTGGAACAGACGCCATCGTCGTCCTCCAGGGCGAGCCCACGCCGCGCGGCTACACCCGCTTCCGCCAGTCGAACGAGTTCTACTATCTGACCGGCATAGAGGTCGCACACGCGCTCCTCATCATGGATGGCGCCAGTCGCACGACTACCCTGTACCTCCCCCACCGCAACGAAGGCCGGGAGCGCTCCGAAGGCCACGTGTTGTCTGCTGAAGATGCGACGCTGGTCCGCGAGCTCTCCGGCATGGACCGTGTCGCCGCGACCGAACAGTTCGCCGAAGACCTGGGACGCCAGATGCGTCGTCGCACGGTCCCCACGCTGTACACGCTCTTCCAGCCGGCAGAAGGTCTGGCCGAGAGCCGCGATCTGGGCCTGCGCCACGTATCGGACCGGCTGAGCGACCCGTGGGACGGCCGCCCCTCACGCGAAGCCCACTTCATGAGCCTCATCGCCGAGCGGTACCCCACGTTCCACATGGAAAGCATCAATCCCATCCTGGACGACCTGCGCCTCATCAAGAGCCCGCGTGAAATGGAGATCATCCGAAAGGCCACCCGTCTGTCGGGCATCGCGCTCATGGAAGCCATGCGATCCGTGGCTCCCGGCCAGAAAGAAATGGAGCTCGATGCCGTCGCCAAGTACCACTACTGGCGCAACGGCGCCCAGGGCGATGCCTACTACTCGCTCGTGGCCAGCGCCGGCAACGCCTATTACCCGCACTACAACGCCGGGCAGCGGACAATGCAGGACGGCGATTTCCTTCTCATGGACTATGCCCCGGACGTCGAGTATTACATGTCGGATGTGACGCGGATGATGCCCGTCAACGGCACGTTCAACACCTGGCAACGGGAGCTCTACGGGTTCTACCTGGGCGCGTACCGGGCGGTGCTGCTTCGGATACGCCCCGGTGTGACCCCCAATCAGATCATGCGCGAGGCCGTGGTCGAAATGCGGCAGATGCTGGACGACTGGACCTTCTCGAAGGACATCTACCGCGCGGCCGCCGAGTCGTACGTGAACAGTTATGAGCAGCGGGCCACGCGCGACGGGGCGACCCTCGGTCATGGTGTCGGCATGGCCACGCACGACGTGGGCGACTACAGCGGCGTCCTGCAGGCCGGCATGGTCTTCACCATCGAGCCGGCGCTGCGCGTGCCGGAGGAGCAGATCTACATCCGGCTTGAGGACCTCATTATCATCCACGAGGACCGTGCGGAGATCGTCTCGGACTTCGTGCCCATGGACATCGACGCCATTGAAGCCTGGATGGCGCAGGACGGTATCCTACAGGCGTTTCCAGACATGGAGGCGTTTCTGCGTTGA
- a CDS encoding protein kinase, whose amino-acid sequence MIDSMLSHYRIVAELGRGGMGIVYKAQDTKLDREVAIKVLPANALASDDDRARFHREAKAAAALNHPHIAAIYEIDHADGEHPFIAMEFIDGETLDARVKKGPLKLKDAVDIAWQIASALGAAHEKGIVHRDIKSANIMLTSKGVVKVLDFGLAQTSASTKLTRMGSTLGTVAYMSPEQARGEEIDARTDLWALGVTLYELVAGRNPFHGDYEQAVVYAILNTEPEPLTAVRTGVPMELERIVNKLLSKQKEYRYQSAADLQADLKAMDVRGSGLSQRSMPAHTGGVAAPLPGLMSGPLSGSLPRSNRGLAMVAVGALLGLVLATAAFLALSGSGTPLPATKTVVAQINLPSGMTLEPGRSAPLELHRKGIALSPDGNTLVLVGSWRETTALYRRDMASTVFDRIPGTEDAYGVTFSPDGLRVAFYANNRLKTVRLDGGSPRDVADVSLPYGLVWLPDDQIMFLNAEGGRLEVVPASGGESRVMDIRLRDDPSISLTSSFDPIDLLPNGHVLGDTEMGVFELDPTDGTARRIPVATAFALMGADGSLVYQDGKGLSVVPFDVTSAAPRGPAVTLSDSLLSFRSAQSHVTTDDHGNLVYVRGADLRRTKLGWLDVDTGQVEDIEDFAPEAFHAFMIAPDGRSVAISVGGISSDEIWNYNLERGTRTMVSSGGFNNTPVWSPDGLHIQYGSSLEAGSAVLGVSAGGLSAPDTLLGYGRAPEWMTPDASILGVIYMTGRQWGLGYVHLDDPETVLPIADQPDVTQVLSRLSRRGDRVAYTSNASGDYQVYVQPFPPTGQVWQISVGGGEEPVWDLDDSAIFYRNGNELFRVDVTETATGPAFSRPESVFRGAFQNVAGYSYDISPIDGRFLILRTASEERPITRLDVILNYPALVEE is encoded by the coding sequence ATGATTGACTCCATGCTTTCCCATTACCGCATTGTCGCCGAACTCGGGCGGGGCGGCATGGGCATTGTCTACAAAGCCCAGGACACCAAACTGGACCGCGAGGTGGCCATTAAAGTGCTTCCTGCCAACGCGCTCGCATCGGACGATGACCGCGCCCGCTTCCACCGTGAAGCAAAAGCCGCGGCCGCGCTGAATCATCCCCACATTGCCGCCATCTATGAAATTGACCATGCGGACGGGGAGCATCCGTTCATTGCCATGGAGTTCATTGACGGCGAGACATTGGATGCTCGCGTCAAGAAGGGGCCGCTGAAGCTGAAGGATGCGGTGGACATTGCCTGGCAGATTGCGTCGGCGTTGGGGGCCGCCCACGAAAAAGGCATCGTGCACCGGGACATCAAGAGCGCCAACATCATGCTCACGTCCAAAGGCGTGGTCAAGGTGCTGGATTTCGGGCTGGCCCAGACGTCCGCATCCACGAAGCTGACGCGCATGGGGTCGACGCTCGGGACGGTCGCCTACATGAGTCCCGAGCAGGCGCGCGGGGAGGAAATCGATGCCCGGACCGATCTTTGGGCCCTCGGCGTGACCCTCTACGAGCTCGTCGCGGGCCGCAATCCATTCCACGGGGACTACGAGCAGGCCGTGGTGTACGCCATCCTGAATACGGAGCCGGAGCCGCTGACCGCCGTGCGCACGGGCGTTCCCATGGAACTCGAGCGTATTGTGAACAAGCTGCTGTCCAAGCAGAAGGAATACCGGTACCAGTCGGCTGCCGACTTGCAGGCGGATCTGAAGGCGATGGATGTGCGGGGGAGTGGTCTGAGTCAGCGATCCATGCCGGCCCACACCGGCGGGGTGGCCGCGCCCCTGCCCGGCCTCATGTCCGGTCCCCTCTCCGGATCCTTGCCCCGGTCGAACCGCGGGTTGGCCATGGTGGCGGTGGGCGCTTTGCTGGGCCTGGTGCTGGCCACAGCCGCGTTCCTGGCGCTGTCCGGTTCCGGTACGCCTCTGCCCGCGACGAAGACGGTGGTGGCACAGATCAATCTTCCGTCCGGCATGACGCTGGAACCGGGGCGGTCCGCTCCCCTGGAACTGCACCGGAAGGGGATCGCCCTGTCGCCGGACGGCAATACGCTCGTTTTGGTAGGCTCCTGGCGGGAAACGACCGCCCTGTATCGCCGCGACATGGCCTCGACCGTTTTCGACCGGATTCCCGGCACCGAAGATGCCTACGGCGTGACGTTTTCGCCCGATGGATTGCGCGTGGCCTTTTACGCGAACAACCGGTTGAAAACCGTGCGTCTGGACGGGGGCTCGCCGCGTGATGTGGCAGACGTTTCCCTGCCCTACGGCCTGGTATGGCTGCCGGACGATCAAATCATGTTCCTGAATGCGGAAGGGGGGCGCCTGGAAGTGGTCCCGGCCTCGGGAGGGGAATCCCGCGTGATGGATATCCGATTGCGGGATGACCCGTCCATATCCCTGACAAGTAGTTTCGATCCGATTGACCTGCTGCCGAATGGGCACGTGCTGGGTGATACGGAGATGGGTGTATTCGAATTGGATCCGACCGATGGGACCGCCCGACGGATTCCCGTTGCGACCGCATTCGCCTTGATGGGCGCCGATGGGTCGTTGGTCTACCAGGATGGTAAAGGGTTGTCCGTCGTCCCTTTCGACGTCACGTCAGCCGCTCCTCGCGGTCCGGCCGTGACCCTTTCGGACAGCTTGCTGTCCTTCCGATCAGCACAGTCCCACGTGACAACGGACGACCACGGCAACCTGGTGTACGTCCGGGGGGCGGACTTGCGGCGAACGAAGCTTGGCTGGCTGGACGTGGACACGGGCCAGGTGGAGGATATTGAGGATTTCGCACCTGAAGCGTTCCACGCGTTCATGATCGCCCCGGATGGACGCTCCGTGGCCATTTCCGTCGGGGGTATTTCGTCGGATGAAATATGGAACTACAACCTGGAACGGGGCACCCGGACCATGGTGTCGTCGGGCGGATTCAACAACACCCCGGTCTGGTCGCCTGACGGACTGCACATACAGTACGGAAGCTCATTGGAGGCCGGTTCGGCTGTGCTGGGCGTTTCCGCGGGGGGCCTGTCTGCCCCCGACACGCTGCTCGGGTACGGTCGCGCACCCGAGTGGATGACACCCGACGCGTCCATCCTGGGGGTGATCTATATGACCGGCCGGCAGTGGGGCCTGGGTTACGTCCATCTGGATGACCCCGAGACGGTCCTGCCGATTGCCGATCAACCCGATGTGACGCAGGTGTTGTCGCGTCTTTCCCGCCGGGGCGATCGGGTCGCCTACACCTCGAACGCCAGTGGGGATTACCAGGTCTATGTCCAGCCTTTTCCGCCCACGGGCCAGGTCTGGCAGATTTCGGTTGGCGGGGGCGAGGAGCCCGTTTGGGATCTGGACGATTCCGCCATCTTCTACCGGAACGGCAACGAGCTATTCCGGGTGGATGTGACCGAAACCGCGACCGGCCCGGCGTTTTCCCGCCCGGAAAGCGTGTTCCGCGGCGCATTCCAGAACGTCGCCGGCTACTCCTACGACATTTCCCCGATTGACGGGCGCTTCCTCATCTTGCGCACCGCTTCCGAGGAGCGGCCCATCACGCGCTTGGATGTCATATTGAACTATCCGGCGCTGGTGGAGGAATAG